In the genome of Candidatus Methylomirabilota bacterium, the window GCCTCGGCCGGATCCGTGAACACCACCAGATCGCCGCGCGCGGGCCAGTGGGCCGCCTTGTCCATCAACACGTAGTCGCCGGCCAGCAGCGTCGGCGCCATCGACGCGGACGGGATCCAGACGCCTTCGAAGCGGCTGCGCACGGCCAGCGGAAGCGCGACGACGAGCGCGAGCGCGCCGAGGCCGACCAGCGTCCAGACGATCCGGCCCGAGGCGTCCACCGGACTACGCTAAGCCACCCCGCTCCCGACTCGATCACGTATAATCGCGCGCATGAAACCCAAGATCCCCTGGCTCCCCCACGAGGTCCAGCCGGGTCAGGCCACCGAGACGTGCCCGGTCTGTGGCGCCCGCAAGCTCATGCCCTGGACGTTGAGGCGCGATCCGAAGCGGATCACCCTGCTGCGCACCTGGGTGTGCACGAACTGTCAGCACACCGAGGAGCGGGACGAGGCGGAGAGCTAGCAGTCGGCGCGGGCCGGGCTCAGCCGGCCGCGTTCACGAAGTCCAGCAGGCTGCGCAGGCGGGCGTAGTCCGAGCGGTTGAACGGCAACACCAGCCGCGGAAGGTCGGGTAGCTCGTCGCCCTCGCCCGGCACCGGCCCGGGCGCCTGGGTGGCCGGCGCGGTGAGGATGTCCCGGAACTGCAGGTTGACGTCGGCCAGCACGGTCTCGGCCAGCGCGTGGCGGATCCGCAGCACGAGCGAGTCCCGCACGTACCGCTGCGAGTGGCAGAGGCGATAGAAGCTCTCCACCTCGGTCGCGGCCTGCTCCACGTCGTCGGTGATGCGATAGAGGCCCGGATCGTTCGCGGAGACCAGTCCCCGTCCGACCATCTCGCGCCGGACGAACTCGTCGAAGCGCTTCCAGTAGGTCCCGCCGGGTTCGTCCAGCATGACCAGCGGGAGCACCGGCGACTTGCCGGTCTGCACGAGGGTCAGGGCCTCGAAGGCCTCGTCCGCGGTGCCGAAGCCGCCGGGCAGGAAGACCATCGCGTGGGCCTCGCGCACCAGGAACAGCTTGCGGGTGAAGAAGTACTTGAACGAGATCAGCTTGGGATCGTCGGCGATCCAGGGGTTGGCCTCCTGCTCGAAAGGCAGCCGGATGTTGAGGCCGAACGACCGCTCCGCCCCGGCTCCCTCCTGGGCCGAGCCCATCACGCCCGCGCCCGCCCCGGTCATCACCATCCAGCCCGCCCCGGTGATGCGCTTGCTGAAGGCGAAGGCCTGCTCGGAGATCGGGCTCGATCGCGGCGTGCGCGCCGAGCCGAACATGGTGACCTTCGGGACGTTGCGCCACGGCGCGAACACCTTGAACCCGTAGCGGATCTCCTTGAACGCGGCGTTGGCGATCTTGAGATCCGCGACGCCCGCGCCGTCCTCGTACATCTTGAGCGCGGTGGTGAGCATCTCGGCGTAGAACGGCCAGGCGGCTTCGGGGACCCGGAGGTGCTCCAGGAGGGCGTCCAGACGGCGGTTGGCTTCCTCGGACTGCAGTTGATACCTGCGATCAGCACTCACAGAGCCAGTATACATCCCGGTCGTTTCAGGCCAGCGTGTGCCGGATCATCTTGCCCTCGACCAGGTACACTACCATCTCGGCGATGTTGGTGGCGTGGTCGGCGACCCGCTCCAGGAAGCGGGAGATCAGGATGACCCGGATCGCGCGCGGAATCGTCCGCGGATCCTCCATCATGAAGGTCAGCAGCTCGCGGAAGATCTGCTCCTTGAGCGCGTCCACCTCCGCGTCCTCCCCGCACACCCGCCGGGCCAGCGCGGTGTCCCGGGCCACGAAGGCGTCGAGGCTCTCCTTGACCATGCGCTGGGCCCGCTCCGCCATGCGCGGGAGATCGATGTACGGCTTGAGCCGGGGCTCGCGGTTCAGCTCGAGGACGCGCTGGGCGATGTTCACCGCCTGGTCGCCGATGCGCTCCAGGTCGGTGACGATCTTCATGGCGGTGGTGATGAAGCGCAGGTCGCCCGCCGCGGGCTGATGCAGCGCGAGCAGGCTCACGCACTGCTCGTCGATCTCGACGTCGTAGGTGTTCACCTGCCGATCGCGGTCGATGACCTCCTGGGCGAGCGCGTCGTCGCGCTCCAGGAGCGCCTTCATGGCCCGACGGATCTGGTCCTCGACGAGACCTCCCATGGCGAGCAGCGTGTGCTTGACGCCCTCGAGTTCCTCGTGGAAATGTCGTTGCACCGGAAGTCCCTCCTCGCCTATCCGAAGCGGCCGGTGATGTAGTCCTCGGTCCGCTTGTCACCGGGGGTCGTGAACATGTCCTTCGTCACCCCGAACTCCACCAGCTCCCCCAACAGGAAGAAGCCGGTCCACTCCGACATTCGTGCCGCCTGCTGCATGTTGTGGGTGACGATGACGATCGTCAGCTCCTTCTTGAGATCGTGGATCAGCTCCTCGATCTTGGCGGTGGCGATCGGGTCGAGGGCCGAGCACGGCTCGTCCATCAGGAGGATCTGCGGATCCACCGCGAGGGCCCGCGCGATGCAGAGGCGCTGCTGCTGGCCACCCGACAGGCTCACGCCCGATTTGTCGAGCTCGTCCTTCACCTCGTCCCAGAGCGCCGCGTGGCGGAGCGCCCGCTCCACCGGCTCGTGGAGGTGCGCCTTCCGCCGGATGCTCCCGAGTCGCAGCCCGGCCGCCACGTTGTCGAAGACCGACATGGTCGGGAACGGATTGGGCTTCTGGAATACCATGCCGATCCGCCGCCGCACCTGCACCGGGTCCACGCCCGGTGCGTAGAGATCCTCGCTGTTGAGCAGCACCTGCCCGGACACCCGCGCCCCCGGAACCGTCTCGTGCATGCGGTTGACGCAGCGGATGAACGTGGACTTCCCGCAGCCGGACGGTCCGATGATGGCCGTCACCGCGTTGGGTGCGACCGTGAGATCGACCCCCTTCAGTATCAGGCTGTCACCGAACCAGGCCCGGAGGCCCTTGACGTAGAGACCGTCTCCCATGCTCACCGGAGCCGCGCGATGGCCCGGTCCCGCGTCGCCACTCGGGCCGCGAGGCTCGCCAGGAATACCAGCGTGATCAGCACCAGGGCCCCCGCCCAGGCCTGGCGGTGCCAGTCGTCGTAGGGGGCGATGGCGTAGGCGTAGATCTGCAGCGGAAGCGCGGCGATCGGCTGATCCAGCCCCTGGTGCCAGAAGCGATTGCCGAGCGCGGTGAACAGCAGCGGAGCGGTCTCCCCGGCGATTCGCGCCACCGCGACCACGATCCCGGTGATGATGCCTGCGCGGGCCGCCGGGATGACGATCCGCAGGCTCACCTTCCACTGGGGCAGGCCCAGGCCGAGCCCGGCCTCCCGCAGCGCGTTGGGGACCAGCCGCACCATCTCCTCGGTGGTCCGAAGCACGATCGGGATCAGGATCAGGCCCAGCGCCAGGCCCCCGGCCAGGGCCGAGAAGCGCCGCATCGGCAGCACCACCACGGTGTAGGCGAAGATCCCGAACACGATGGACGGGACCCCGTTCATCACGTCGGCGACGAACCGCAGCAGCCACGGCAGCCGGCGGTCGCGCGACTCCGCCAGGTAGACGCCACCCAGGATTCCCACGGGCAGCCCGAGCGCGACGGCCAGACCGATCACGATCAGGCTGCCCACGATCGCGTTGGCCACGCCGCCGCCGGCCTCCCCGACCGGTTTCGGGAGGTGAACGAAGAAGTCCCAGTTCAGCGCCGACGCGCCCTGGTACAGGAGGAATCCGAAGATCAGCAGGAGCGGACAGATGGCGAGTACGGCCGCCGCGAACGTGAGCCCGCTCATGGCGGAATTGACGAGCCGCCGGACCCGGGGACTCACTCCCGCGTGCCCCGCACCGGGCCGCCCACGCTCCAGACCAGGAGCTTGGCGAACCCGTTTACGACGACGGTAACCAGGAGGAGCAGGAGACCGATCTCGACGAGCGCCGACACGTAGAGGTCGGACGTCGCCTCGGTGAACTCGTTGGCGAGCACGCTGGCCATCGTGTAGCCGGGCGCGAACAAGGAGGCGGCGATCTCGGGCCGGTTGCCGATCACCATGGTGACCGCCATCGTCTCCCCGAGCGCCCTTCCGAGGCCCAGCAGGAAGGCACCGATGAGCCCCGACCGTCCGTAGCGCAGGACGGCGATGCGGGTCGTCTCCCACCGGGTTGCACCCAGGCCTCGCGCCGCCTCACGCTGCGAGCCCGGCACCGCGAGCAGGACCTCGCGACTCACCGATGTGATGAAGGGCATGATCATGATGGACAGGATGATGCCCGCCGCGAGCATGCCGATGCCGTAAGGGGGGCCCTGGAACAGCGGCAGGAAGCCCAGTGTCCGCCCCAGCGCCGGCTGGACCCAGTCGCGTAGCCACGGCACCAGCACGAAGATGCCCCATAGGCCGTACACGACGCTCGGGACCGCCGCGAGCATCTCGATGAGGAACGCGATGGGCGGACGGATCCACGATGGAGCCAGCTCGGCCAGGAAGATGGCCGCCCCGAGCGAGAGCGGGACCGCGATCAGGAGCGCCAGCAGTGAGGAGAGGAGCGTCCCGTAGACGAACGGGAGGGCCCCGAACTCGCCCGCCACGGGATCCCAGTGCGACGTCACCAGGAAGCGGAACCCGAAGGTCCGGATCGCGTCCCACGATTCCCGGACCAGCGCGACGACGAGCCCCGCCGCCAGCAGCAGCACGAGCGACACCGATGAGAGGAGGACCGCGGTGTACACGCGGTCGCCCCGACCGGCCCGGCTACCGCCGATGGCGCGCGGAGGCAGGGACAGCCGATCGGCCGTCCCCGTCCCGGCGGTCGACTCGCCCGCCATCGAGCCTAGTGCGCCGCCAGCAGCGGCCGGCCCGAGAAGGTGATCTGCTTGATCTTGGCCTCGATCTCCTTCACCACCGGGGCCGGCAGCGGAGCGTACAGCAGCGCCGCGGGATGCTTCTGGCCATCGTGGATGGCCCACCACAGGAACTTCACGAGGTTCTGGCCCTTGGCCTCGTTGGTCTGGTCCTTGTACACGAGCAGCCACGTGAAGCTGGCGATCGGATAGGCCTCGGCCCCCGCCGCGTTCGTCAGGGACACCCGGAAATCGGCCGGCATGCTGCTCGCCGCCCCCGCCGCTGCCGCGGTCGTGCTCTCGATCGTCGGCTCGATGAACTTGCCCGCCTGGTTCCGGACCTTCGCGGCGGGCAGCTTGTTGGTGATCGCGTAAGCCAGCTCCACGTACCCCAGCGACCCGGGCGCGTTCTTCACCTGGCCGGCGACCCCTTCATTGCCCTTGCCGCCCAGTCCAACCGGCCACTTCACCGACGTGCCGCGGCCAACGTTCTGCTCCCACTCCGGGCTGATCTTGCAGAGATAGTCCACCCAGATGTACGTCGTGCCGCTGCCGTCCGAGCGGTGGACCACCACGATGGGCTGGTCGGGCAGGCTGGTCGACGGATTGAGCGCCTTGATCCGCGCGTCATTCCACTTGGTGATCTTTCCGAGGAAGATGTCCGCCAGCACGTCACCCGTGAAGGAGAGCTGCGGGTTGCCCGGCAGGTTGTAGGTGGCCACCACCGCTCCGAGCACGGTGGGGATGTGGAAGAGCTCGCCCGGTGCCTTCTTGAGCTGGTCATCAGTCATGGGACCGTCGGAGGCGCCGAAGTCCACGGTGCGCTCCGAGATCTGCCGGATGCCGCCGCCGCTGCCGATCGACTGATAGTTGAAGCGCACTTCCGGATCCACCTGGATGTACGCCTCGAACCACTTCGAGTAGATCGGATAGGGGAACGTGGCGCCCGCCCCGTTTATGAGCATCTGGGCACCGGCCGGGAGCGGCAGCCACGCGACGGCGATCACCAGCATCCACGCGAGGACGTGCCATCTCTTCATCACGATCTCCTTGTCTTGTTCCTTTGGGTTGGCGCGGAGCATCGAACGGCCACTCACGCCGGCTCGCGGAACCGGTAGCCGACTCCGCGCACCGTCTCGATCCCGGGCCCGGGCGCTCGCGCGGCGATGAACTTCGCCCGCAGCCGGGCCACGTGCACGTCGACCGTGCGGGGCTCGACGAATCCATCCTGGCCCCAGACCAGGTCGAGCAGCTCCTCGCGGCCGAACACGCGGCCGGGGGTGCGGACGAGCGCCGCGAGTAGATCGAACTCCTTGCGGGTGAGCTCCACGAGCCGGCCCTTCATCTTGACCTCGAAGCGCTGCCGATCGATCTCGAGGTCGCCTGCCCGCAGCGGCTGGCCCGCCGAGTCCTCCCCAGTCCGGCCTCGACGCGACACCGCCCGCACTCGCGCCACCAGCTCGCGCGGCGAGAACGGCTTGGTCACGTAGTCGTCGGCGCCCATCTCGAAGCCGAGCACCTTGTCGCCTTCCTCGACTCGGCCGGTCACCATGATCACGGGGATGGCCTGCGTCTCCCGGTCCTGCTTGAGGCGGCGGCAGGTCTCCCAGCCGTTGAGCTGGGGCACCATGATGTCGAGCAGGATCACGTCGGGCCGGACGTCCTTGACCTGGCGGAGGGCGTCCATGCCGTTGGCGGCGAGCCGGACGTCGTAGCCTTCCTTCCCGAGGTTGTGGCGGAGCATCTCGGCCACATCGGCCTCGTCCTCCACCACCAGCACCTTGCCGGGCCGATTGCCGCTCGCGCCCGGCTGCTGCTCCGGCATGCCCCGCCGGTTTGCCACCATCGGATCGACCCCCGCGCGCTGCCGTGTCGCGGTCGTCATGGGCGCAGTCTGCCCGCGTGCGGTTACGGATTGATGACGCGGGGGTAAATCATCGGTAAACGCCGGAGGCGGACAGCGCGACGCCCCCGCGCGGCGGCGGGGGCCGTCGGAGAGATTTTAGCGAGCGGGGGCTGGGATCAGGCGCCCAGCTCGCGCGAGGTGATCTTGTACTTGAAGGTGTCGGGGTCGAGGCTGTCCTTCCGCCGCTCCGCGGTCTCGGCCTCCGGGTACATCAGGAAGGCGATCGGGTCGTCCTTCGAGCCGGCCAGCTTCACGTCGTGGGCGTAGTTGTAGGCGAGCCAGTTCATCTCCCACTGGCCGAACAGCTTGGCCCGTGCCTTCCGGGTGGTCGGATCGTCGAGTGGGATGCCGCCCCGCTCCTCCAGCACGACCTTCCGCACGTCGGCCGGGTCGACCGGCACCCACCCCAGGCTCGCAGCATAGAACTCGGCCCGGCAGTGCTGCGCCCGGGTGATGTCGCCGCTCTTGCCCAGGCACTTGAACTCGGCGGAGTCGGCGACCCGGATACCGTACACGTCACGGGCGGGCAGGCCGGCCGCGCGGGCCAGCCCCACGAAGAGCGCATTGAGGTCGGCGCACTTGCCGCCCAGATTCCCGGTCTCGAGCATCGCGCGGATGTCGCCGACGCCGCAGCCCCGCACCTTCGGGTCACGGAACGTGTTCTCCACGATCCACTCGTAGATCGCACGGGCCTTCTCCACGTCGCCGTCGACGCCCTTGGTGATCTGCTGGGCGGTCTTCTTCACGATGCCGTCGGTGCGGATCAGCTTCGTGGACTCCCGATACCTGTTCAGCGTGGAGCGGTCCTCCGGCGTCGGATTGCCGCCGGCCTTCGTCACGTCCACGATCCGGTCGCGCGTCGCAAAGCGCGTCGTCACCTCCACCGCGGGCGCCTTCTCGGCGGCCGGCCACTCGGCGTACAAGATGGCCGCGCCGTATTTCTCGTCGCGGATGATGCGGGTGGCGGCGGCGTTGCCGCTCCAGCTCTGCCCGAGGCTCTTCAGGTAGTCGGTGTCCGGCTGCACCGGCAGCGGGATCCACACGCGCGTCGGGCCGGTGGGATTGGTGACCTCGGCGCGCGTCACGACCTCGAACGTGCGCCACCTGGCCTCCCCGGCTTGAGCGGCGCCGGCCGAACGCCACGGCCGCGCGAGGCCCCCGACCGCGGCGGTCGCGGCCACACCCATTCCGGTCTTCAGAAACGCACGTCGTCTCATGAACGGCCTCCCTAGTCCCTCATGCCCAGCAAGATCGCCGGACTCGGCCGGCGCGGGCGACATGGTACAGGGCCGTCTCAAAAGGTCCAATCCATCCTGCCGATGCGCGTGCGATTTTTGGATAGGGTCGGCCTATGCCCCGCGAGCGGGATGACAAGGGGGCGACACGATGCCACCCCCTTGTCACTGCCGGCGTCAACCTCCGGGACGCACGAGCACTTCGACCCGCCGGTCTTGCTGCCAGCATGTCTCGTTGGACTCGGTGCATTTCGGCCGCGTCTCGCCGAAGGCACCCGTGCGAATCCGCGACGACGGGACGCCTGCGCCCACCAGCGCGGCCTTCACCGCGTCCACGCGACGCTGGCTGAGCTTCCGGTTATAGGAGCTATTGCCCCGCGGGTCCGTGTAGCCATCGAGCCCGATCTCGATATTGGGGTTGTCCCTCATGTACTGCACCAGCTTGTCGACCTTGGGCGTCTCCGTCGAGCGGACGTTGCTCTTGTCGAAGTCGAACAGGATGTCGCTGAACGACGTCCACGCTTGCGGTGCGCCGGCTGGCCCAGGCGCGCCGGCGACACCGGGCGGTCCACCGGGTCCCGAAGGACCTGCCGGCCCGGGTGGTCCTGGCGGGCCAGGAGGGCCGGCAGGCCCGGCCGGGCCGGCAGGTCCGGCCGGGCCGACGATGTGGGGGTCTCTGAGCGGGCCTGCACAGCCGGCCAGGAACAGCACGGTCAGTGCGAGCGTTGCCAGCACCGGGAAGCGTACCGTTGCGCTTCGGCGTCTCATCGCAGGTGCCTCCAGATTGGTCGTTGACGTTTTGAAGAAACGAGCCGGCGGGAGCGGAGTTGGCTGGGCCCCTGCCCGCCGGGACTCTCCGCCCCCTTAGACGAGGCTCGAACGTGCCCCACCAGCGCTCGGCTCGGTAGTCGCTGTCATGCATCACCTCATGCGGCCGCTGCTGCGCTCCCCGGATGGATCAGTCCGGGCAGCTCGGCCGCAATGACCAGCTCATCCTTGCTCTCGTACATGTCCACGGCCGGAGCCCACGCCCGCGCCAGCCCGGCCAGGGGGCTGGGCCGGCCCCAACAGCTGTCGAGGAGCCGATTCATCTGCCCCTGGATATCCGTCACGTCTCGCAAAGGATCATCCGGTCACTGGGAAAAGGTGCGGAACCGCGCGAGCGCCATAGGTCGCCTCCTGTTCTGGGCTGGTGCCCAAGTGAAAATGGAACGCCTATCGGAAGTAATCTTCCATGACCCTGGATTTGTCAAATGCCTCAGGAAACGCGGGCAGACTCGATCTGTCGCGTACTTGTCGGACAACCGCCGGATCAGACCGCGGGGGGCTCGATGGGCAGGGTGAAGCGGACGCTGGTGCCGCGCTCCTGCTCGCTCTCGATGCCGAGCTGGCCGCCGTGGGCCATCACCAGGTGCTTGACGATGGCCAGGCCGAGCCCGGTGCCGCCCAGCTCCCGCGAACGGGCTCGGTCGACGCGATAGAAGCGTTCGGTGATGCGCGGCAGATCGGCGGGCGGGATGCCGATGCCGGTGTCGGTGACCGCCGTCTCGATCGTGCTCTCCGCCACGCGACGCGCAGTCACCGTCACGGAGCCGCCCTCGGGCGTGTACTTGACCGCGTTGTCCACCAGATTGATCAGGATCTGGGCCAGCCGGTCGCGGTCCGCCGGGACCTGGGGAAGATCCGGCGGGACGTGGGAGGTCACGTCCACCTTCGCGCGCGCGGCGCGCGGGGCGATGATGCCGACCACCGAGGCGACCACCTCGTCGACCCGCACCGGCTCCCGCCGCAGGGCCACCTTGCCCAGCTCGATGTTGGAGAGATCGGTGAGGTCGTTGAGCAGGCGCCCGAGCCGCTCGCTGTGGCGGAGCGCGATCTCGAGGAAACGGCGCGCGTTCTCCCGCTCCTCGAGCGCCCCCGACAGGAGGGTCTCCAGGTAGCCCTGGATCGCGGTGAGCGGCGTCCGCAGCTCGTGGCTGACGTTGGCCACG includes:
- the pstB gene encoding phosphate ABC transporter ATP-binding protein PstB, encoding MGDGLYVKGLRAWFGDSLILKGVDLTVAPNAVTAIIGPSGCGKSTFIRCVNRMHETVPGARVSGQVLLNSEDLYAPGVDPVQVRRRIGMVFQKPNPFPTMSVFDNVAAGLRLGSIRRKAHLHEPVERALRHAALWDEVKDELDKSGVSLSGGQQQRLCIARALAVDPQILLMDEPCSALDPIATAKIEELIHDLKKELTIVIVTHNMQQAARMSEWTGFFLLGELVEFGVTKDMFTTPGDKRTEDYITGRFG
- a CDS encoding response regulator transcription factor; this translates as MTTATRQRAGVDPMVANRRGMPEQQPGASGNRPGKVLVVEDEADVAEMLRHNLGKEGYDVRLAANGMDALRQVKDVRPDVILLDIMVPQLNGWETCRRLKQDRETQAIPVIMVTGRVEEGDKVLGFEMGADDYVTKPFSPRELVARVRAVSRRGRTGEDSAGQPLRAGDLEIDRQRFEVKMKGRLVELTRKEFDLLAALVRTPGRVFGREELLDLVWGQDGFVEPRTVDVHVARLRAKFIAARAPGPGIETVRGVGYRFREPA
- the phoU gene encoding phosphate signaling complex protein PhoU, which produces MQRHFHEELEGVKHTLLAMGGLVEDQIRRAMKALLERDDALAQEVIDRDRQVNTYDVEIDEQCVSLLALHQPAAGDLRFITTAMKIVTDLERIGDQAVNIAQRVLELNREPRLKPYIDLPRMAERAQRMVKESLDAFVARDTALARRVCGEDAEVDALKEQIFRELLTFMMEDPRTIPRAIRVILISRFLERVADHATNIAEMVVYLVEGKMIRHTLA
- the pstC gene encoding phosphate ABC transporter permease subunit PstC produces the protein MAGESTAGTGTADRLSLPPRAIGGSRAGRGDRVYTAVLLSSVSLVLLLAAGLVVALVRESWDAIRTFGFRFLVTSHWDPVAGEFGALPFVYGTLLSSLLALLIAVPLSLGAAIFLAELAPSWIRPPIAFLIEMLAAVPSVVYGLWGIFVLVPWLRDWVQPALGRTLGFLPLFQGPPYGIGMLAAGIILSIMIMPFITSVSREVLLAVPGSQREAARGLGATRWETTRIAVLRYGRSGLIGAFLLGLGRALGETMAVTMVIGNRPEIAASLFAPGYTMASVLANEFTEATSDLYVSALVEIGLLLLLVTVVVNGFAKLLVWSVGGPVRGTRE
- the pstA gene encoding phosphate ABC transporter permease PstA — translated: MSGLTFAAAVLAICPLLLIFGFLLYQGASALNWDFFVHLPKPVGEAGGGVANAIVGSLIVIGLAVALGLPVGILGGVYLAESRDRRLPWLLRFVADVMNGVPSIVFGIFAYTVVVLPMRRFSALAGGLALGLILIPIVLRTTEEMVRLVPNALREAGLGLGLPQWKVSLRIVIPAARAGIITGIVVAVARIAGETAPLLFTALGNRFWHQGLDQPIAALPLQIYAYAIAPYDDWHRQAWAGALVLITLVFLASLAARVATRDRAIARLR
- a CDS encoding OmpA family protein, giving the protein MRRRSATVRFPVLATLALTVLFLAGCAGPLRDPHIVGPAGPAGPAGPAGPPGPPGPPGPAGPSGPGGPPGVAGAPGPAGAPQAWTSFSDILFDFDKSNVRSTETPKVDKLVQYMRDNPNIEIGLDGYTDPRGNSSYNRKLSQRRVDAVKAALVGAGVPSSRIRTGAFGETRPKCTESNETCWQQDRRVEVLVRPGG
- a CDS encoding LOG family protein — protein: MSADRRYQLQSEEANRRLDALLEHLRVPEAAWPFYAEMLTTALKMYEDGAGVADLKIANAAFKEIRYGFKVFAPWRNVPKVTMFGSARTPRSSPISEQAFAFSKRITGAGWMVMTGAGAGVMGSAQEGAGAERSFGLNIRLPFEQEANPWIADDPKLISFKYFFTRKLFLVREAHAMVFLPGGFGTADEAFEALTLVQTGKSPVLPLVMLDEPGGTYWKRFDEFVRREMVGRGLVSANDPGLYRITDDVEQAATEVESFYRLCHSQRYVRDSLVLRIRHALAETVLADVNLQFRDILTAPATQAPGPVPGEGDELPDLPRLVLPFNRSDYARLRSLLDFVNAAG
- the pstS gene encoding phosphate ABC transporter substrate-binding protein PstS translates to MLVIAVAWLPLPAGAQMLINGAGATFPYPIYSKWFEAYIQVDPEVRFNYQSIGSGGGIRQISERTVDFGASDGPMTDDQLKKAPGELFHIPTVLGAVVATYNLPGNPQLSFTGDVLADIFLGKITKWNDARIKALNPSTSLPDQPIVVVHRSDGSGTTYIWVDYLCKISPEWEQNVGRGTSVKWPVGLGGKGNEGVAGQVKNAPGSLGYVELAYAITNKLPAAKVRNQAGKFIEPTIESTTAAAAGAASSMPADFRVSLTNAAGAEAYPIASFTWLLVYKDQTNEAKGQNLVKFLWWAIHDGQKHPAALLYAPLPAPVVKEIEAKIKQITFSGRPLLAAH
- a CDS encoding transglutaminase domain-containing protein is translated as MRRRAFLKTGMGVAATAAVGGLARPWRSAGAAQAGEARWRTFEVVTRAEVTNPTGPTRVWIPLPVQPDTDYLKSLGQSWSGNAAATRIIRDEKYGAAILYAEWPAAEKAPAVEVTTRFATRDRIVDVTKAGGNPTPEDRSTLNRYRESTKLIRTDGIVKKTAQQITKGVDGDVEKARAIYEWIVENTFRDPKVRGCGVGDIRAMLETGNLGGKCADLNALFVGLARAAGLPARDVYGIRVADSAEFKCLGKSGDITRAQHCRAEFYAASLGWVPVDPADVRKVVLEERGGIPLDDPTTRKARAKLFGQWEMNWLAYNYAHDVKLAGSKDDPIAFLMYPEAETAERRKDSLDPDTFKYKITSRELGA